The sequence CTCACAGCCAAATACCGCTGCGTCGGGGGGGGAAGGGCGAATATTAGTGCCGTACCGATGAGCTGTGGCATCGACGTGCCTTCCGCTGCCCCCAGGGGGTCAAGGCGGACACAACGGAAAAGAGCGGCGCAATACCCACTCGACTGATGCGAAGCGGGAAAAACATTACGAATTTGCGACggtgacatttttgtaattttggcGGGGAGACCCCAAAAAACGAAAGCATGGGAACGGGACCGTTTCTTCGACCAATTAGATTTCAAATTCACCTCTCACAATAACATCAGCATTTTCCGGGCCTCTGATTGGCCGGTGCGAGCAAAACCGTCGGACTTACAGCGATCGGCGCAAATGAATATCTTTAATAATCGGCACTGCCACTGTCGACATATCTGACATTGATTTTGGACCGCACAGTTTTGTGATCCAAAGGTCTCcactgagaccaaaatggagacCAAACCATCCTAATATGTTTTCCTAAACTCTCCCCGGCAGCGATGGACTCCCCCTCAGACCTCTTCGATGACGCCAATCCGCAAGCCCACCCGTTCGCGGCCCCGCTCTTTTCCGCAGAAGCGTTCGGAGGGCGGCCCCCCCCGACCGCCTTCGGACCCCTCGGCTTTCCCTTCATCCAGCGGCACCTGGCCCAAAACCCGCACCCGGCGGAGGAGAGGACCGCGGACCGAGGCGAGCGAGAAGCCCGGGAGGGGCCGGGGACCGACGACCAGGTCAAGAAGCAAGCGGGGGCCGTGTGGGGTCAGGACTTGGCCAGGGTGAAAAGGAGGAAGCTGGAGGAGGGGAGCGCCCGGCGGAGTGGCgagctgaggaggaggaggagggccgAGCTGAAGGAGCAGCTGGAGGAGGCGAGGGAACGACTGCAGGCCCTGCAGGAGAAAGTGCTGAGGGCCTTCGGGGAGAGCAACGTGGAAGAAGGGGAGGAGAAAAGCAAAGACAAGGGGGGGGAGGTGGAGGACGAGGACATGTTTGAGCGAGAGGAGGACCTCGGTCTGGAAGACGAGCCCCTCTCTCTCGCTGCCCCTTTTTATGCCTTCAAAAGAAGAGGAGAGAAGCGACAAGACGCAGGGAGGACGGCGCCCGGAAGAGGGGACGGCGTCGTGGAGGGGCTTTGGTTGGACTGGGACGGAGGGATGAAGGATGaggacggggaggggggggacaagTTCGCCCAGGCCTTGAAGGTGGAGCTGGGAAGCGCCGTGGCCAGGGTCATCGACCGCGTCCTGCGTCTGTACACCGAAACGCCCTGCGCGGATGAGTTCGGAGGTCAGGGGGAGAGGCCCGGGGGGAACGACGAGGCGAGAGAGAGCCAACTCCAAACGGTGCCCCCCCGTGGCGCCCAGACCACAGATTTGGCCTTGCCGTCGGCGGCCCATAAGTCACCTGACCTCCCGAAGCCCCACCCCTTCCTCGGCCCGCCTCCGACGAGTCACCCAAACCCCTCCCTGCATCTCCCCCGGCCTCCCCTCCTCTTAGCCCCGCCGTCCCAACCCAAGGACCCCCTGTCTGGCCATCCGCCctcatcttcctcatcctcaagctcctcctcctcctcctcctcctcctacccGGCGCCCCCCCTGGCCCTCCCGCTGCTCCACTACTCCATGCAGCAGCTGTTGTCCCGCTCGCTCCACCAGCCCCAGATGCCCCATCTGCCGCCGGCGTCCCGCAAGGACTTCCTCAACTCGGACCCCTTCCTGGAGTTCCCCTCGCACCCCGCCTTCCCCCCGCTGCCCCTGCTCGGTCACCTGGGCCCCTCCCTGGTGCGCCACGCCCACGCCGGCAGGGAGCGGGAGAGGGGCGTGAGGGGGGCGCCGATGCTGGACGGAGGAGAGCTTTACCTGAGCGCGGGGGGAATATCCTTTTTGTGAATTATTAACTTTTACATGATATTGCTATAGCAACCAAAATCATCATGCGATTATACACCAACTCAAATTGATATCTAATTACGCATTGAATTCGCGCCAAATAAAAATCGGTACCAACAACCAGCCGTCATCCTGAACTAGTCGCACTCATGGCTGTTCCGCAAAAAGCTCCCGACGACGCAATCCCGCGAGGCCCCCGCAGTGTTCGGGTGTTCAGCAGCGCCGACAGATGTGTTCTCGACCCATTGGCAACGCTTAATTGCAAAACGGTTATTTTTACAACGCGTAAAACCGACTCCGAAGGCCTCGCGCGCGGGCAGATTCGGTTGACGCGACGACGCGCAGATGCTGTAATCTGATTGGTCCAAATGGAACTGAACGGAGCGGCACGTCTCCTTAGCCAGACCGCTGCCAACGCCCAGGAAGGTTTGTCCCCTTGCCACCTGAAGAAAGCCAAACTCATGTTCTTCTACGCTCGCTATCCCAGCTCCAACACACTGAAGACCTACTTCCCCGACGTCAAGGTCTTTGCGTTTATTCCGTTTGCCGATTATTACCCATGTGGTGTCGGCGAAAGCGCTCATGACTGTCACTTCGTTCGTGCAGTTCAACCGCTGCGTGACCTCGCAGATGATTAAATGGTTCAGCAACTTCCGAGAGTTCTTCTACATCCAGATGGAGCGATTTGCGAGGCAGGCCGTCCGCGAGGCTCTCACCCGGTCGGTTCCGGCTTCTTAAATGTGTATTACTGTGTTATTACTGTGCTATGAACGCCCGAGAGGACGTCCCgagcggtgggggtggggttatTATTTTGGGTCCGCCTGTGCGATCCAGGGACGGTGCACCTCGCCTGGGCAGAGAGAGTCAGCTGCGAGTGGGCCGGGACACCGAACTCTACCGCATACTCAACATGCACTACAATAAAAGTAACATCTACCAGGTAGGGGTTatgatttatttactttacCTTTAACGGTCGAATCCTGTCGAATCCAagacgttctttttttttttttttttttttcgccaacTGCAGGTCCCGGAGAGGTTTATCGAGGTGTCCGAGGTGGCCCTGAGGGAGTTCCACGCCGCCATTTGGACGGGCAGGGACAGCGACCCCTGCTGGAAGAAAGGAATTTACAAAATCATCTGCAAGCTGGACAGCGGCGTGCCAGATGCCTTCAGACTGCCCGGTTGTCCGGTTGCCTAATGATAATCAATTTGTTTGaatcataataaataataataatcatttttaaaaaacatgcagTGGAGCCTTGAGATACGATTGAGCTATCTTGAAAGTTTGCGAAACGAGTCGTCGTCCATTCAAAACCGACCGGCAAGCTTCGGCTTGGGAAAGTCCCCTAATtgaacaaacaatgcaaaatgccacagatgGGCGAACACGTAGGGCGTAACAACCCTGAAAGcgacaaatatttgaacacaaacagccGGGCAACATATTTATagacaaaatatattacaataCTCTTGAGCCACTGCGAATCACAATCACGGTAAATTGACCACGAAGCACAAACTTTCATTATATTCCATCCAATGATGATGTTACTGTTTTTATAAAAGTGCAGTATTACGAATATTGtataattgttcattttttgggggagaggCTGCAACAGATGAACagaattttttcatttaaatgtgtaaAGATAACGCGTGACGGAAGAAAATCAATTTGTATTTCAAGGCACGACCGCACGCCATATGAAAATTCATGCATGTATAAACGTGTTCCTTCAGACGTTCAACTTTTCAGACATGACGTTAAACCTACAGTACTTCATTCTGGTGtgttttttaagttttatttttgtgagggGGGGGATCTTTGTATGTATTGTAAGACATTTAGGAATAATTGGGATAACGTGAGGaaatttgtgacatttgtgaTAAAAATGTACCACCAGTGGAACGAAATACAATATTTAACGTGGTGTAAAATCTTAATCAGAACTCCCGAGTGGGTTCGGCCTGGAGCTGTTCGGTTTCTGTGAGACTTTTTGTGCGTGCGTGACGTATCTTGAAGTGcgtgtttgcatattttttccccctcccctcccgcCTTTGGAACTGTAACCCGTCGCTTCCTCATCCAAACATCCAGTGAGTGTATTTTTGAAATCTGTGCCTCATATGAAATTGGAgcagctcattaaaaaaaaaaaaaaaaacatgtcagggTGCAGTTTAGTGTGTTGTACATTTTCTTGATACTTTTGGACATGCAATATTTCTCTGTGAATTTCCATTTCTTCCCAAGTAATTACTCTGATTAAACTTTTTACACTCTTTACTTTAGCTGGGAGTGCAGAATAAACATGTCACTTTTAGCGTTGaagttacttttaaaaaattgattaaaagtAGCTAAAATTATTGTGACGTttatttggagggggggggggttaaattaGAAATTTATTAGCTACATACACAATGAATGATGTAGTTCCAAAAGTGACCTGTGAGGCAGACGGTGCCACAGAAGCTTTCTGAGCGACTAAAAGTACAAACGAAGAAGAAAAACCAGGAAAAAGGTTAACTATTACCTTGTCCGGCAACTGCATGTTATTAACGTTTGCCCTTTGGTTTCTTCCCAATAATTCTCTCATTCTTTACAATTTAATCACTAATACAATTGCATACAGCTTCTAAACctcagtgaaataaaaaaaaatagtttttgaacTACTCGAGCGCACTCAGTTATGTTATTATACCTGCTTAAGGCAAATGTCAGCATAAAATGTAGAACACATTATTATTAACGTACCTTACAGGCTGGTTGTGccgtgaacaaaaaaaaaatgtccattggGGTTGTGGTCTGTCGCTGTACTTGTCCTTTGGTTATGACGAAAGACATTCAGAGCAGTTGCTCCATACTTCCGCTGAGCTTGTATTTTGAAACGTCCCACCGGATGTTTACTGCCTCCTTCACGGTGCCGCAGCAGGGGAGGAGAATTGGCCgctggatgatgatgatgatgatggcggcTCTCTCTGGGTTGTTGCTGCTGGAGGTGTCTCTGTACACCGTTTGCTTCGTCTGCGGGATCGTCACCGCCGCGTCCCTCACCATCGTCCAGGTGACTCGACACAGCGaccaaaacacactttttacaACTTCGTCACCATCCTCTTCCGAATCAAACTTTGGCTTGTTAGAAACTtctctccaccccccccccgcccctcacaaaaaaaaaacacttttcacctTTTAACGTGTGCTTTTGATATGaacttgttattttttttacacgcgTCCAAGCgtcacaaacaacagtcatgcGTTAAAATGGAATCATGTGACCACAGGGGTTCCTCGTGTTCTATTATGCAGGACCGTGCAACCCATCcaccagtagaaaaaaaaaagaatattcccATGCTGCAGTTTGCGTAtgtaattcaagaaaaaaattcatttacatAAAGAAATGCAGCCGACAAAGATCattatgaataaatgaattcaatttCACGGGTTGAGGTTGTAAACGTGAGTCAGCGCTTAACGAACGCGTGCAATCTCTTCCAGGGTCATTTCGGTGGCCTGTGCGTGCTGTACGGCGTCGTGAGCTACAACTCAACCGCAGACGTCCTCGGCGTCCAGGCGTCCTCCGCCGCCTCCTTGTGCTACTTCGTCTCGGCCGTCTCCGTCATGGTGGCCGTGGTGTGCTTCTCGCTCTCCCTCTACTGGGCGCACGCCGTCTGCGTCGACGGCGACGTCCGCAGGTAACGGAAACCCGTCCAACGTCCGCCTTCCCCCGCGCGTGCAAATTGTGCCCGTGACCGCAGGGAGCGCGTGTGGATGAACGTGGCGCTGGTCGCCGGCGgcgtcttcctcttcttcctgctCGTGTCGGGCTGCATGCTCAAGATCGGACGGGACGCCCTCTGCAACTCGGTGACGCGCGCCGTCCCCGCCATCACCAGGTGCTCCGCGCGCTCACAATCTTGCGTCAGGGATCCGACCGTAACCATATTTTCCCACGCGAAGCTGCAAGGAGGCCCAGACGAAGAAGTGGGTCAGCCCGATCAAGGGAGACAGATTCTACAGCGGCCTCCAAAAAGCCGAGGTCAGCGTCAATTAACGTGTCGGCTCCCCGCCAATCGCCCATctacttcctcttcctcttcagaCGGCCGTGTGGGTCAACTTCTTCTTCTGGCTCGTCATCGGCGCGCTGTTCATCATCCAGAGGCGGCGGACCGCGGGGGCAAAATTgccggcgggcgggcgggccggCGGGCTTTTCGCCGACCCGGGGGCGACGGCCGCCGAGACGGAGCCCTTTTTCAACCGTCCCGCGAGGCCTCAGTGACGTGGCGCCGATGCTGCGCACGGATGCGCACGCGGCCcttttgtttcctgttgtttatgCACTAACGCCCCACACCTTTTGGCTTTgcgtttgtttttaatatataatatatatattttattgaatgAGTGTGAAAAATGGCCCATCTTCTGCCTTCTGACTATTCCACTCACGAGGCATTCTTCCAGCCTcattatgtaaataaataacatttcagAAAGTTGAACTGCATGGGccttgttatgtgtgtgtgtatttttattctttattctctttaatttcctttttcaTACTTTTGAGTGATTATGATGCAGATCTTTCCTGATGTGGAATTACGGAGTGTTCCGAGGAGTAcatatataaggacgagaaagaccgtCATCGGGGGCTTCTTCACACCGCGCTGCTGCTTGGGACAAGTACACGGACGCCTTCTGTCCTTCgtctttggacatttttttttgtcaaatcaaCATTCGTACGAGTCATGACGTCCCAACAGCTGCGGATCGCCGCAAATAAACGTAATAAGATTTCAGTCTCGCTTAAGTGTTTAATCCCTGCGGATTAAGAGACTATATTGGAGGGCTGAGGTAAAGGTAAAGCGCGCTCGCTCGGTGTTGACGGGAAAAAtgaggcgggggcggggggcttCTTTCGTGGCATAAACCGTTTGCGCATTTCACTCACGTTCGAATCCAGTCCCAGAATTTCTACAGCGCAGAAGAAAGGCGAAAAGAAGCACTCTGGAGCGGGCCAAGGAAGAACTGGAAAGCGAGCCTGACAAGACAAGTACCAGGCTTGTCATTGATCTGACTCTGGAATCCATGGTAAGACTCAACGGACTGCGCTGAAGGCGAATTTGTACCCCGACGCGCGGAGCTCTCTTGACCTTTGAACTCTGCGTTCCCTCCCTCGCCAGCAAATGTCCCAGGTCCAGTTCGACTCGGTGTCGCTGAGCGTGGAGTCGCTGCTGCGCGACGCCGAACGCATGCAGACGCAGTGCCGCGAGCGCAGCGAGCAGCTCTCGCTGGCCGCCACGCAGCTGCGGGTGGAGTCGGCGGCGCTGCGGCAGCAGTGCGAGGCCTCGCAGCTCGACATGGCGCGGATACGCCGCCAGCTCGACGAGCTCAAGGAGACCAAGTTGGCGTTCGAGGCGCGTGAGAGGCAGGCCCGCAAACTCAGCAAGCAGCTTTAAGCGGCGAATAAACGCTTCTCAAAATGGAACTGTGGacctgttttgctttttttttttttttttttttttttttttttgctacgtgTGTCCGTgcattgtaatttaaaaaaaaaaaaagttgaataatatttatttagtCATCACACATGTGTTGTCTGATTGGTTGGCAaaacatgatgatgattaatgatgattgatgatttaaaaaaaaaatcgcagtcCAGTCGTGTTCCCAATTGATCcaaattttcttcttcttcttcttcttaaatTTTTCGTGATCAGAAAGGTGTCTGATCTAcgtttccatttttcaagtCCCCACCACGCTTTGCCAACCAAACACGGAGCCTTTCAAAATTACTAACCAATCGAAAATGGGATTTTTAACACCGCAGCCAATAATATTTCTCAGAGCGTTTCGCCGACCAATCGTCTTCCTCGTTGTCGTTGTACACGGAAGtaacgactttttttttaaaagtttgtaAACTGATCTTTCGGCGTGTCAACGACAAGTTGCTCTCATCATCTTTGTGAGTACTCTTTTTAAAAAGCACCGCAAAACTAAAAAGCTAATATTGCCACGCATGACATTTAGAGCTACATTATTTGAGGAAACTGAAAACCAATTTCTTTGCGTTGCCACGGTACAAATGTTGATTATTATTACGGTCTGTTATAATTCTGCACATATAATTCGCTGCGCGCGCTAACAGTACGCGTTCATTTCTGTTGACTTCACTTTTCAAGGGCTTCCGGTGACAAAGGCAAGAGGCAAACGTTCACTTTTATCCGTTTTTATTAAAGTTGCATAAAAGTGTaacaaaactggacaaaaaacaaGACCTGTTGTTGATATTGCTacatttgtttgttgatttgattCAATCATCCCGAAACTCACCAGCTCCATAATGCACTGTTTAGCTCTTGGATTGTGCCtcattgacacttttttttattattttttttgcaattttctccaacagtggaaaaaaaaaaagattctaaaCAGTCTAAAAAGATACATTGTAACCCAAACCTGGATTCTGACAGAAGAATCCACTCAAATACTCTGAATATGATTGACCTTGCCTTTTCCTGTGGTACAATCTTAAAAGCTTCCTGCAAACGTTGCAAGTATGGGGAAGTCACGAGCAAGGCAAAAGCAATCACCCAGAAAAAGTATCTGactggatttttgtttgtggAAATCCGAGGCCCGGCATGAAAGAGATTAAAAACAGACCAGTGTTCAACTGGTAAAATGTCAAGAACATTATCTAAACAGGATCGCTGTATCAAGGCCTACGTATTAAATACtcacttctaaaaaaaaaaaaaataataataataataataatcaaataaaaagaagCCAAAAACATGAGAATCACgtttctctttaaaaaaaaaaatgctcagtaACACACTTTAcaccttaagaaaaaaaaaaaggtcctccATCCATATATTTGGTTTGTGAAACATAAATAATACCTAAGGCAACATCAGTTTCTTGACGAAAAGAAACAAGTGGATGAAAACGGGAAGGCGCGGAGACACGACGGCGGCGCCCTGCTGTCACCGCAGGTGTTGGCGATTGGTCACGGCAATCGCGGCGAAACCTTTCGCGTCTCCCGTTGGGCGGAGGGCGGTTTGGGGATTCCAGACAAATGCCTCGTTCTCGGCTGGAATTGGCAGCTGCGGGCACGGCCGACAAGACAGCCGTGCCTATTCACGCGCTTCCGGTCCTCACTTCCGACAGCGTTGGACGTTTCCCCACCTTCGCGACATGAGCCGAGCATTTGAACAACGCGAGCGGGCTGAAAATGGGCAGGAAAGGAGAAACGGCAGCAGCAAGAAAAGGGACTGACTACAATGTAATAGCGtcgtaattatatatataaaaaaaaaaaaaaaaaaaaacaaggcagctTAGTTGAGGGAACTGCAAGAAGTGACAGGGGAACAAAAATCTCTCAAGCAGGAACCAGTCCTTTACTAAAAACAACTTTCTCATACAGAACAGCAGGAAAAGAAAACCACGCTATGATGATTGTAGCGTTTCGCGACCAGAGTACGTGCAGGCACACTGCACATTAGAGGGCAGAAATATACACCAGAATCGAGGAAATCCTACTCTAGCCACATCtacggtattttttttccaccccccgaACGACTCCGTTCTCAAAATACACCGCGCGTTATTGTTTGGTGGTCAGAGTGCAGATTTTTCCGCAGTCCTTAAATGCATCTCGGGGTGGTAAAAAGGGAGGCGTTGGTGGTACACAGTAAAGGTTGCCCCTTCAACTCAAAATGGCCTCCAAACGAAGCAGATAACGAACTGGTTTGACGACCCACCCCCCTCCCGGTCTTGTTTTCCAGCACTTGATGAAttgagtgattaaaaaaaaaagggggggggggcggggagtGAAGAGGAAGACGAGAGGCGGCTGATGAACGAAGGAGGATGGAAAAAGGGAAGGACGCCATCATTTCTTCTGAGGCGTGGAAAGCTTCTGCATCCCTCGGATCTTGTCCAGGAGCTCCGAGATGAAGTCCTGCACCCGGGACGACACAACTTGAGCGACACccggtgggggaggggggagaaaaGAAATACAAGAGCGTTCTTACCTCAGTGGGTTTAAAGCAGTCCACCAATAAATCCTGCAAGACAGGAATAGatgatcccttttttttttttttttttacctccagaTGGGTCTTTTAAAAACAAGATTCCTACCTTGACCCTGGCGGCCCGCTCCACATCGCTGGGCATGTCCAGCAGCTCGTCCACGTCGATCTCCAGCTCCGGGATGGCCTCCTCCTGCGGCGAGAGTAAAGCGAGGGAAGAGCGTCGCTGATTTGGAATAAAAATGCGTTGCAGCGGTAGCACgaggagagaggggggggggcgtgcacAATGTTTTGCTCCCTggactttataaaaaaatacccccccccccactgcatTGGAATATTTTGTTGCCTCATTTCTTCCTTCTGCTTACATTGAGGTGCCGACTGTGGCCGCAAGAGGGCGACATTGTTCTATGAGGAGCTCGGATGGAGCaacaaaggaatttttttttcagtcgcgCTACAAAGAAAGGTAACGGGGGGGGGCAGTTTGGGAAAgtccccccacgccccccacaCTCCACCAAAAATCCTCCTCTCTGAAAATGTCGTTCCCCTAGTTTTGGTGTGTTCTTCCCTATATTGACGCAGGAATCTGGCTTCTCTCTACTTCCCCCTCGGTCTGAGTTGCCCACACCAGCTGACTCTGCACctgccccccccgcccccccccaaaaaaaacacactgttcTGTTTGTGTCAGATGCATCCACTCCTTtttacaaatgcactttttCACCCCCCAGAACGGCTGGTCTCACAAACTGCGGCCTCCGCGTTGAacagcttctttttcttttgtctctgcCCGCCGAGCCACGACTCGAAATTGATCGTAGGGCCCGGCGGGCAGAGGGGTAGGAGGGAGCGGGGCTTTGGAAAAGTCCGGAAGACGGGCTACGGTGGGGAGACACAAAGAAAGAGAAGattcccaaaacaacaaaacaaacccgCAGACTGACTTTTGAGTCTGCTTTCCGGCGGGCTCCTCTTTTGTGCCGCCTCGCATAAAAAGACCGACTCGAAAGATTGCCGCCAGATATTTGCACACTTCAGCagattctcccccccccccccccccatcttccaAACAAAGCCGTACATTTTGCTCCCGAAGTGATAAGGCGACGAACATGGAGCTAAGTCTCGGTTCAGGAGATTTGATGTGGTTCAAGCCATCCGCTGGggggttttgttttggtgtcaCTCGGGAACGCGCGAGGTCCCAAAACGCAACGGCGAGAAAATAGCAAAGCCGTTACGGAGATTAGCTAATATCCCGTTTGGCAGCCTTTTGCCAAACAGGTTTGACTGACAGTCGGGTGGAAAAATAAGactttgcattttatgatccGCGAGCAGGTATTAAAGACAATATTTGCATGGATAAACTTTCAGTAATgtattcatctttttatttaaCGCGCACATTAGCATGTTTCTGCTTCTTCAAGAATTTCACCTCATACGACTGCCTACTGTGGCacgtgggctccctctagtggtgtaCAAATGAATCACccaattaaatgttcctactgGGAATAAAGTTACAATGGCTTCAAATTGTTTTATATATGCCGCTATACTTTAATGTTAGTCAAACTTGGAGAGCGTAAGTCTTTTTAAGGTAGTGGAGTACCAAAGACGTGTATTACTGGCTTGAAAACATGTCATTACAACAAGACGGCGACGCCAGACACGCCGAATGAAATCCGACAGCGCCGGAGCCCGTCGGGCCGTCGTTTGCGGCGACGTACGAGGAAGCGGGAAGGCCCGGATCGCATTTCGCCTCGCGTGTAGTGGCGGCAAATTCACGGCGTGTGTGTGAGGATCGAACGCCAGACacggctgatttaaaaaaaaaaaagcagagtcCACGACGCCCGACACGCCGACATGTGGATGAAGCAAGTCGGGCTTTTTTCAGGCGACACTTTGGCTTTGCTAGGAAAATCCAGATCACGGGTCGGTGGCTTTTTAGCTTCTACTAAGCCAAAATGTTAACTTCCAACAAAAGGATTCTGAATGGGGAATCTCAAATGCCCAAATCAGTGTGtgtatggggtggggggggtggggggtgtatcTTATATCATTACTGTAATCTACAAGCCTCATTCCATAACTGTAAATCACACACATACCAGGTTATAACTCGCTGCAAATATGTTTATATCTTATGTGAGATCTCGTGAGAAATTTCCACTGGAGCCACGCAGCTTGTGTAAAAAGCCCCGAGCGTCACTATGTGTGTTTTTCGCGGTGGCGGTGGGGGAGCGGGGGTCGCAAGGGTCGACATCAAGGTACTAATCGTTGACGAGAGAGAGTAAAAATAGACGGCAG comes from Syngnathoides biaculeatus isolate LvHL_M chromosome 21, ASM1980259v1, whole genome shotgun sequence and encodes:
- the prox3 gene encoding prospero homeobox 3, translating into MDSPSDLFDDANPQAHPFAAPLFSAEAFGGRPPPTAFGPLGFPFIQRHLAQNPHPAEERTADRGEREAREGPGTDDQVKKQAGAVWGQDLARVKRRKLEEGSARRSGELRRRRRAELKEQLEEARERLQALQEKVLRAFGESNVEEGEEKSKDKGGEVEDEDMFEREEDLGLEDEPLSLAAPFYAFKRRGEKRQDAGRTAPGRGDGVVEGLWLDWDGGMKDEDGEGGDKFAQALKVELGSAVARVIDRVLRLYTETPCADEFGGQGERPGGNDEARESQLQTVPPRGAQTTDLALPSAAHKSPDLPKPHPFLGPPPTSHPNPSLHLPRPPLLLAPPSQPKDPLSGHPPSSSSSSSSSSSSSSSYPAPPLALPLLHYSMQQLLSRSLHQPQMPHLPPASRKDFLNSDPFLEFPSHPAFPPLPLLGHLGPSLVRHAHAGRERERGVRGAPMLDGGELYLSAGGAQEGLSPCHLKKAKLMFFYARYPSSNTLKTYFPDVKFNRCVTSQMIKWFSNFREFFYIQMERFARQAVREALTRDGAPRLGRESQLRVGRDTELYRILNMHYNKSNIYQVPERFIEVSEVALREFHAAIWTGRDSDPCWKKGIYKIICKLDSGVPDAFRLPGCPVA
- the tmem179ba gene encoding transmembrane protein 179B isoform X1, with amino-acid sequence MSIGVVVCRCTCPLVMTKDIQSSCSILPLSLYFETSHRMFTASFTVPQQGRRIGRWMMMMMMAALSGLLLLEVSLYTVCFVCGIVTAASLTIVQGHFGGLCVLYGVVSYNSTADVLGVQASSAASLCYFVSAVSVMVAVVCFSLSLYWAHAVCVDGDVRRERVWMNVALVAGGVFLFFLLVSGCMLKIGRDALCNSVTRAVPAITSCKEAQTKKWVSPIKGDRFYSGLQKAETAVWVNFFFWLVIGALFIIQRRRTAGAKLPAGGRAGGLFADPGATAAETEPFFNRPARPQ
- the tmem179ba gene encoding transmembrane protein 179B isoform X2, whose protein sequence is MMMMMMAALSGLLLLEVSLYTVCFVCGIVTAASLTIVQGHFGGLCVLYGVVSYNSTADVLGVQASSAASLCYFVSAVSVMVAVVCFSLSLYWAHAVCVDGDVRRERVWMNVALVAGGVFLFFLLVSGCMLKIGRDALCNSVTRAVPAITSCKEAQTKKWVSPIKGDRFYSGLQKAETAVWVNFFFWLVIGALFIIQRRRTAGAKLPAGGRAGGLFADPGATAAETEPFFNRPARPQ